One stretch of Nitrososphaerota archaeon DNA includes these proteins:
- a CDS encoding MoxR family ATPase, which translates to MLSILANGHILIEDNPGLAKTLMAKSFAAVLGLEFRRVQFTPDLLPADITGTYILNRNTSQFELRRGPIFTNILLADEINRAPPRTQSALLEAMQEKQVTIEGDTQKLQEPFIVIATQNPIEYEGTYPLPEAQLDRFLVRLSVGYPSAEEEAQIIERRNSRRSDDVRLEVVSTRDALIAMQAEVEGIHAERAIIDYIVAIVRGTRSHSEVEIGSSPRGSLAITKLAKANAWMNSRHYVIPDDVKRVAVPALSHRLILKPEGWLRGDKTASIVDKILQEVPVPKVD; encoded by the coding sequence ATGCTGTCGATACTTGCGAACGGGCACATCCTGATCGAAGACAATCCCGGCCTTGCAAAGACTCTCATGGCGAAGTCGTTCGCGGCCGTCCTCGGACTGGAATTCAGGAGGGTCCAGTTCACCCCAGACCTGCTCCCCGCCGACATCACAGGGACCTACATCCTGAACAGGAATACCTCCCAGTTCGAATTGCGAAGGGGGCCCATCTTCACCAACATCCTCCTGGCGGATGAAATCAATCGGGCGCCTCCCCGGACCCAGTCTGCGCTTCTGGAAGCCATGCAGGAGAAGCAGGTGACGATCGAGGGAGACACTCAGAAGCTACAGGAGCCATTCATCGTGATTGCGACCCAGAACCCGATAGAGTACGAGGGGACCTATCCTCTCCCGGAGGCGCAGCTCGACCGCTTCCTCGTCAGGCTGAGCGTCGGCTATCCCAGCGCCGAGGAAGAGGCACAGATCATCGAGAGACGCAACAGCAGAAGGTCAGATGATGTCAGGCTTGAGGTTGTCTCTACGCGCGATGCTCTCATCGCGATGCAGGCCGAAGTTGAAGGAATCCATGCCGAGCGCGCCATCATAGACTACATCGTCGCGATAGTGCGCGGCACAAGGTCCCACAGTGAGGTGGAGATAGGGTCGAGCCCCCGCGGCTCCCTCGCCATAACGAAGCTCGCCAAGGCGAACGCCTGGATGAACTCTAGGCATTACGTCATCCCCGACGACGTGAAGCGGGTGGCAGTCCCGGCGCTCAGCCACAGGCTGATTCTGAAGCCTGAAGGATGGCTCAGGGGGGACAAGACCGCCTCCATCGTGGACAAAATCCTGCAGGAAGTTCCAGTGCCAAAGGTGGACTGA
- a CDS encoding DUF58 domain-containing protein, giving the protein MALLGAFAIFLLLFGAGSRSPYLIAASVPVLLYIALVRLLARDPHLDFKVERTTKGQTVYEGEQAEFTLRIGNSGRDADVLEVVDTIPDGLRLACGTNRIFTSLQSGGQVEASYAVSAETFGVYRLGPVRIRSLDVSGLMVEEKSIESYFDVKVYPDVQYVSKVQIKPRNPRNWPGEILTRKPGTGMQFYGLRPYAPSDPLRRINWKASSRSPEFLSNQFMGEFGGDTIIVLDIRSASLLGVPPESTVAYGTRAAAVIAYRLLRDRNRVGMIALGDRLEKVRPGFGRRQFDRLLTGMVTIKPGNIWEMGNLPGYLSLFFSRMTQIVLVTPLMDDKSYEVAAEISSKGYPVLVVSPSPFEFESREGKDERAERIAERLARLERETKVALLRKYAVVIDWNVKEPLSQALKQANIVWTRAK; this is encoded by the coding sequence ATGGCCCTCCTTGGGGCGTTCGCGATTTTTCTCCTGCTGTTCGGGGCCGGGTCGAGAAGCCCCTATCTGATAGCCGCGTCCGTCCCTGTGCTCCTCTACATTGCCCTGGTCCGCCTGCTTGCCAGGGATCCCCATCTGGATTTCAAGGTCGAACGGACGACGAAGGGGCAGACAGTCTACGAAGGCGAGCAAGCCGAATTCACTCTGAGGATAGGCAACTCGGGCCGAGATGCCGACGTTCTCGAAGTGGTTGATACAATTCCAGACGGCCTGCGCCTTGCTTGTGGGACGAATCGCATCTTCACCTCCCTCCAAAGCGGAGGGCAGGTGGAGGCCAGTTACGCCGTTTCGGCTGAGACCTTCGGGGTCTACAGGTTGGGACCGGTCCGGATCAGGAGCCTCGATGTCTCGGGACTCATGGTGGAGGAGAAATCGATAGAATCATACTTCGACGTCAAGGTCTATCCGGATGTCCAGTACGTCAGCAAGGTGCAGATTAAACCCAGGAACCCGCGCAACTGGCCCGGAGAGATTCTCACGCGAAAGCCCGGAACCGGCATGCAGTTCTACGGGCTAAGGCCCTACGCTCCCAGCGACCCACTGCGGAGGATAAACTGGAAGGCTTCGTCACGCTCTCCGGAATTCCTCAGTAACCAGTTCATGGGGGAGTTTGGCGGGGACACCATCATCGTCCTCGACATCCGTTCAGCATCGCTCCTCGGCGTTCCTCCGGAGTCGACGGTCGCCTACGGGACCAGGGCGGCGGCTGTCATCGCCTACCGCCTCCTCAGGGACAGGAACAGGGTCGGGATGATCGCACTCGGCGACCGCCTCGAGAAGGTACGTCCGGGCTTTGGGCGCAGACAGTTCGACAGGCTCCTCACGGGGATGGTGACGATCAAACCTGGTAACATCTGGGAGATGGGGAACCTCCCCGGGTACCTCTCGCTGTTCTTCTCGAGGATGACCCAGATAGTATTGGTCACGCCCCTGATGGACGACAAGTCGTACGAAGTCGCGGCAGAAATCTCCAGCAAGGGCTACCCCGTCCTGGTGGTCTCCCCTTCACCATTCGAATTCGAGAGCCGAGAAGGCAAGGACGAGAGGGCCGAAAGGATAGCTGAGAGGCTTGCCAGGCTCGAGAGAGAGACGAAGGTAGCGCTGCTCCGGAAATACGCGGTCGTCATAGACTGGAACGTGAAGGAGCCCCTCAGCCAGGCGCTG